The Bdellovibrionales bacterium sequence CGAAATGGGCCGCGCTTGCACCCACTCCAACTACCGCAACGGTCGCACGATGGATCTTCTGTGGGAAGGACTCTCTAAATACATCATGCTCTGTAAAACGAGATTTCTCTTTGGCTGCTCCAGTGTGGACAGCACCGACAACACCTACATTTTTTCGCTCATTAAAAGTCTAGCGACCCACGACAAACTGAAATGGGATCACAACATCCACCCTATTAACCAGTACGCGGTCCCCAATAGCCAACAGCTCTTTGATCAAGCCCCAGCTATGCCCGGGTATACCAAGGAACTACCGCCGCTCCTGCGCTCCTACCTGCACGCTGGAAGCTTTGTTTACGGAATGCCGGCCTTTGATGAGCCTTTCGCCTGCTACGACCTCCTGACGATCCTCGACCTCCAGGCGCTCACTAAAAAATTTAAAGAACGCTATCTCCCGAACTACAACTAGGTAACAGTTCCCTTTTCGGAAAAATTGGTAACAGTTTCTTTTTTGTATTGCCACGCAATACAAAAAAGGAACTGTTACCAATTTTTCCGAAAAGGGAACTGTTACCTAGTTGTCGTTACCAATTTTTCCGAAAAGGGAACTGTTACCTAGTTGTCTATCCTGTGGTCAGTTCTTTTTTGGAGCCATTCGATGCCTCCGCTGTCTCAGTTGGTTTTGAGAGCGAAAACTTCTTGGCTCAATACTTGTAAACCCAATCAGAAAAACGTGAGGATTTATGAAGCGGATATGGGCTGTAGGACTGTCGTTAGTGGTGCTTTTGGTGGGCGGAGATGTCTTTGCGGCTCCGGTTTTAAAACAGATGCAAAACAATCAGCCGCCAGGGAAGATCATCATCTCTTACAGTCAGCGCCGACTTTACTACGTGTTAGATTCTACTCAAGTTCTCGAATATAAAGTGGCGGTTCCTCAGCGGCGAATGATGTGGTTAGGACAAAGTCGCGTGGATGGGAAGCATATTCGCCCCGCTTGGGCTCCTCCGACCATCGTCAAAAAAGAGAATCCAAGAATTCCCGATCTCATTCCCGGCGGTGATCCGCGGAATCCCATGGGGGAACGAGCGATCACCCTCGAAAACAATAGTGTCACTGATCAAATTGCTATTCACGGTGTTGCCGCTAGCATGGAAAAATCCATCGGCACGGCCGCATCCTACGGTTGTATTCGCATGCGTAATGAAGACGTGATCGATCTTTACGATCGAGTCCGCATCGGCACACTCGTTGAGATGATTCCTTAGGCATTATAAATTTTTCCGTGCACTTTGTAATTTTACCCTATTACTTAACCCATCGATTTGTCGTAGGTTGTACGAACTTCATAGGGGTATGAAGTAAAACCAGAGGGGAAATCATGAAAAATCTAGTGTTCGTTGCTGCTGCTCTAGCGGTCGTTGTGTCATCATCTGCAAATGCATCTAATGAGGAATCCGGTCAGAAGTCCGTTAAATTTTGCGTTTTCAAACAAACCGAAGCCATCAAAATCCAAGAGGCTTCGGAGATCCAAGTGATCATGGTCGTGGACGAAAAATATCCGATGGGCCTTGTCGCCAACAAAGTGACCGGTGATCAAAACGTGACTTTCTTCGACGGTGGCTACGGAGTACTGACCGATGCTGGAATCGTAGAGGCTCGAGAAGTTCAAGTGCGATTGGAGATCGACGAAAATGGCGTCGACGTTAAATCGCTCAACATTTCAAACAACAAAACAATGGAATCGGCCTTCCGAGTCGGCATTCAGGATCTCGAAAAAGATCAGGTGGGTGTGGACCAATTGAAATCCGTCAACAAGGTCGCCCAGTGCTATTCTGGCAGTATTACGTTGGCTAAAGGATTAGAGATTTAATCGCAAAGATGCGTTTTAGAACGATTAAGAAAAGAGCTCTCGCAAAGAGCTCTTTTTTTTTGCCTTAATGCTTTTTGAGATTTTTGAGAACTTCAAACGCCGGATGACCTGCCGAATTGGAATCGTCGAGAATTTTTTTAATTTCCAACTGCCGCTCCTCACAGGCTTTTTGATCTTCGCAACGGGGATACGTCGGAATGGCGACCACCAATTGCTCGCGTAAAAAATCACCCAGATCAAAATCGTAACTTTCAAAAAAAGTCGCCTCGGCATTGAGATCGGTATCAAGACCGGTATGAGGCGCATGCCCATCGGCCTGGCGGTCCTCAGCCTTGATCAAGTACTCATTGAACTTGTGCTGAATCGGAATATCCATATCCTCACCACACAAGGAGCATGTGTCTTTGGCGGTCGTATCGATTTTCCCTTGAGCGGAATAAACATTACCCAACTCCTGGATACGGCATTTCACCTGAAACTGTGGGAGGTACCCTAATG is a genomic window containing:
- a CDS encoding L,D-transpeptidase, encoding MKRIWAVGLSLVVLLVGGDVFAAPVLKQMQNNQPPGKIIISYSQRRLYYVLDSTQVLEYKVAVPQRRMMWLGQSRVDGKHIRPAWAPPTIVKKENPRIPDLIPGGDPRNPMGERAITLENNSVTDQIAIHGVAASMEKSIGTAASYGCIRMRNEDVIDLYDRVRIGTLVEMIP
- a CDS encoding DUF177 domain-containing protein; this translates as MIIRLKDITEEGEDFEYKKGDEQTLDAGFKEALGYLPQFQVKCRIQELGNVYSAQGKIDTTAKDTCSLCGEDMDIPIQHKFNEYLIKAEDRQADGHAPHTGLDTDLNAEATFFESYDFDLGDFLREQLVVAIPTYPRCEDQKACEERQLEIKKILDDSNSAGHPAFEVLKNLKKH